The DNA window GCCTTCGGCTCGTTGATGCTCGAAAAGACCCCGGTCCGCCTGAGCGGGCAAGACAGCCGCCGCGGTACCTTCAGCCAGCGGCACGCCTCGGTCGTCGACGTGCAGACGGGGGAACGCTATTACCCCCTGAACCACATCGACCCCGGCAACCAGGCCGAGTTCTGCGTCTTCGACAGCATGCTTTCCGAGGCCGCCGTCCTGGGCTTCGACTACGGCTACTCGCTCGACGCCCCTCATATGCTCATCTGCTGGGAAGCCCAGTTCGGCGACTTCGTCAACGGCGCCCAGGTCATCATCGACCAGTTCATCGTCTCGGGCGAGTCGAAGTGGGGCCGCTCCTCGGGCATCGTCCTGCTCTTGCCGCACGGCTACGAGGGCCAGGGGCCGGAACACTCCAGCGCCCGGCTCGAACGCTTCTTGCAACTCTGCGCCGAGGACAATATCCAGGTCGTCAACTGCACGACCCCCGCGCAGCACTTCCACCTGCTCCGCCGCCAGGTCCGCCGCAACTTCCGCAAGCCTTTGGTGGTGATGACCCCCAAGAGCCTCTTGCGGCACAAGCGGTGTGTGTCCGGGGTCGATCAGTTCACCTCGGGCCACTTCCGCGAGGTGCTCGACGACGCGACAACCACGCCCGAATCGGTCCGGCGGGTGGTGGTCTGCTCGGGCAAGGTCTATTACGACCTGCTCGCCCGCCGCGAGGCGATGGGCAAAGCCGCCGAGGTGGCCCTGATCCGCCTCGAACAATTCTATCCCTTCCCAGCCGCACTGCTGACCTCAGCCCTCGATCGCTACGCAAACGCGACCGAGTGGGTCTGGGCGCAGGAAGAGTCGCAAAACATGGGAGGCTGGTTCTTCGTGGCCCCTCGCCTTGAGGAACTGACCGGCCGGAAGTTCCAGTACGTCGGCCGAGACGCCAGCGCCAGCCCGGCCACCGGCTCGAACTCGGTTCACAACCGCGAGCAAGACGAGCTGGTCGAGGCCGCCATCGGCGCCCCCGTCCTGCCGCACCTCGTCACCGCCATGGCCGGCCGCAAGACTTCCGCCCCGGCGAGCGTCAACGGCCAGCGCTGACGCCTGGCCCGGCACCGGGGTCGACTCGGCCCCGGCCTACCCAGAACAATCATGGGAATTGCGAATGTCTTCAGGTGGCTGGGGGAGTCTCGAACCCAGCCATCCCGCCGATCGAAAGGCGCATCGCGTGGTCATGGCAGAGCTCGTAGGGGACAGCGTGACCTGGGTGCTGGAGCCGGGCGTCTTCCCCAGATCCTACGAGGCGATGCGCGACGCGGTTCTCGGGATCGGGGCCGGGGTCGTGATCTGGGAGGATGATTGGCTCCGGCAAGGGGGATGGCCCTCGCTCAGGGGCCGGGCCGTGATCTTCCACGGAAGCCTGGGCAATGCGGACGCGATCGCCCGCGGCTTGCCCTGGCAGCCGGGGGCGTTCTGCGACGCCGAGGCGTTCCGCTGCTCACGCTGGTATCCGAAGGCGAGCCGCTGGCTCTTGCATCGCCGGTGGGTCGTTGTCGCGTTGAATCAACTCGTCGACGATCCCGGTTCGGTCCTCGCCCCTCTCGGACATCCTGACGCGGTCTTCGTCCGCCCCGACAGCCCGCTGAAGCCGTTCAGCGGCCGGGTTGTGAGGCAAGACGGGCTCTCCCTGCGGGCGTTTGATCACGGCTTTTACTTCGATGACGAAACGCTGCCCGTCGTCGTCGCGCCGGTCCGGCAGGTCGAGCGGGAGTGGCGGTATGTGGTGGTCGGTCGCGACGTCGTGGCCGGGAACTCCTACGAGGCCGACGGCCGGATCGCAACCGCCGACGACCCGAACGGCGCCCCTCGACGCTTTGCGGGACAGATTGCCCGGGATCTGGAACTCCCGCAGGAGGTATCGGTGCTGGACGTTTGCGAGGCGGACGGCGATCTCCATCTCCTGGAACTCAATCCCTTCAGCGGCGCCGACCTTTACGCTTGCGATCGCCCGGCGGTCGTCGACGCGGTCTCCCGGGTCGCCCTCTCGATCGTCGGGACGACGGCCGATCCGGGCTCATCCTGATCGGGCTGTCTGAAATTTGCTCCGGAATTCCTTCCAAGATTCCCGGCCTTCGGATCGTTGAATGACAGGTGCCACCTCCGACCGCCCCGGGACGGGGACGGACGAATGCGGAGGCCGCGGATCGTCCGAGACGATGGTTGAGGAGCACGCTCATGCGGGATCGACGCCGGTTGATGGGCTGGGGAGGAGTGGTCGTGGGGGTGATCCTCGTCGGCATCGGGCACGAGGGCCGGGCGACGGGGACGGCGCTTCGGCTCGTTCAGTTCGACATTGCCCTCCACGGCAAGGTCGTGCTGAAGGCCAGTACCGGAGACAAGGGCACCCAGGGGCCGGATGTCGTCTGGCGATACCTCGATCACCTGGAACTGCGTCCCGAGAAGGGGTTTCGCGTCCAGCCCGACGCCGATGACCCGCTCCGGGCGACCCTGAGCGGGGCCATTCGCATCGAGGCGCGATACGGGGGGACGGTGACGGTCGAGTCCCTCGAACTCGTCCGGGAGCGGGCCGATCTGCCCTGGCGGGTCGCTCCGGCGGAGGTCGAGCGGACCTTCGACCTGAGGACGCGTCCCGGTTGATCGCTCGGCGGTTTCTCGAAACGGCCGGGGGGTGTCTCCCGCACGGGATCATTTCTGGTATGCTGGGTGTGGTACGCTCGACGAGGGCGGTCGATCGCCGCACGCGCCGGGTGTCTCGGCCGAGCCCTGCCAAAGCCGGCCGAAGCGATCGGATCGAGCCTCGCCCGATCGGATCGAACTGCTTGAACCAAAACACCTTGCAATCGAACCGCACCGGCCTCCCCCTCCGTGCGCCCCGGCCCGGCGATGGGATTCGGGAGGCCCTCGAACCGAGTCTTCCCGCGATGGCAGCAGTCGAGATCAAAGTGCCGAGCGCCGGCGAGTCCGTCACCGAGGGGATCCTGTCGCGCTGGCTGAAGCCGGACGGCGCGCAGATCAAGTCGGGCGAGCCCCTGTTCGAGGTCGAGACCGACAAGGCCAGCACCGAAGTGCCCGCCCCGGCCGACGGCGTCTTGAAGATCAGTGTTCCCGAAGGCGAGACCGTCGAGGTCGGCTCGACCGTCGGCACGATCGACCCCTCCGGCACCCCCACCGAGGCCCCGAAGGCCGCCAAGGCCCCCGAGGCCGTGAAGACCGCCGAGCCTGCGAAGGCCGAGGCGGCCCCCTCCCCCTCCCCTGCCCCGTCTTCGAGCGGCAACGGCCCGATGGCGGGCACGCCGTCCCCCTCGGCGCGCCGCCTGGCCGAGGAGGAGAAGGTGGACCTGGCCAGCGTCGAAGGGAGCGGCCGAGGGGGTCGGATCACCAAGGGAGACGTGATCGGCGCGGTTGAGTCGCGCGGATCGGCCCCTGCTCCGGCCGCCGCACCGTCCGCCCCTGCCCCGTCGGCCGCGCCGAGGACCGGCCGGCAAACGCGCCAGCGGCTGCCGCTCATCCGTCAGAAGATCGCCCAACGCCTGGTGCACGCCCAGCAGACAGCCGCGATCCTGACGACCTTCAACGAGGCCGACATGTCGGCCGTCATGGCCCTGAGAGGCAAATATAAAGACGCCTACAAGGAGAAGCACGGGGTCAACCTCGGCTTCATGTCCTTCTTCGTCAAGGCGACGGTCGAGGCGCTCAAGGCCTTTCCGGCGGTGAACGCTCAGATCGATGGAAACGAAATTGTTTACAACAATTACTATGACATCGGCGTGGCCGTCAGCACCGAGCGGGGCCTGATGGTGCCGGTGATCCGTGATTGCGACACCCTGTCGTTCGCCGGAATCGAACAGACGATCGCCGGGTTCGGCAAGAAGGCCCGCGAGAACAAGATCGCGGTGGACGACCTGCAAGGGGGCACCTTCACGATTACCAACGGCGGCGTTTTCGGCTCGTTGCTCTCGACGCCGATCCTCAACCCGCCGCAGAGCGGCATCCTCGGCATGCACTCGATCCAGAAGCGCCCGATTGCCGTCGGCGATCAGGTCGTCATCCGACCGATGATGTACCTCGCCCTCTCCTACGACCACCGAATCATCGACGGCCGAGAAGCCGTCAGCTTCCTCGTTCGCATCAAGGAATGCATCGAAAACCCGGAACGCATGATGCTTGAGATCTGAGGGCAGGAGGCAGGAGGCGGTAGGCAGTGGGAAGGGGACACGGAGCGCGGGAGACTCGGCGATCCAGATTGCCACGAACCCGCCACGTTCGATCGGCCAACCGTGTTCTCCCCTCCGTCTCCTGCCTTCCGCCTTTTCTGCCGACTGCCTACTGCCTACTGCCTACTGCCTACTGCCTACTGCCTACTGCCTACTGCCTACCGCCTACTTCGAGAAAGGACCAGCAGTGTCGGACCGTTACGACTTGGTTGTCATCGGCGCGGGACCGGGCGGCTATGTGGCCGCGATCCGGGCGGCGCAGCTCGGCATGAAGGTCGCCTGCATCGAGAAACGGCCGACGCTCGGCGGGACCTGCCTGAACGTCGGATGCATTC is part of the Tautonia rosea genome and encodes:
- a CDS encoding ATP-grasp domain-containing protein, giving the protein MAELVGDSVTWVLEPGVFPRSYEAMRDAVLGIGAGVVIWEDDWLRQGGWPSLRGRAVIFHGSLGNADAIARGLPWQPGAFCDAEAFRCSRWYPKASRWLLHRRWVVVALNQLVDDPGSVLAPLGHPDAVFVRPDSPLKPFSGRVVRQDGLSLRAFDHGFYFDDETLPVVVAPVRQVEREWRYVVVGRDVVAGNSYEADGRIATADDPNGAPRRFAGQIARDLELPQEVSVLDVCEADGDLHLLELNPFSGADLYACDRPAVVDAVSRVALSIVGTTADPGSS
- the odhB gene encoding 2-oxoglutarate dehydrogenase complex dihydrolipoyllysine-residue succinyltransferase, translated to MAAVEIKVPSAGESVTEGILSRWLKPDGAQIKSGEPLFEVETDKASTEVPAPADGVLKISVPEGETVEVGSTVGTIDPSGTPTEAPKAAKAPEAVKTAEPAKAEAAPSPSPAPSSSGNGPMAGTPSPSARRLAEEEKVDLASVEGSGRGGRITKGDVIGAVESRGSAPAPAAAPSAPAPSAAPRTGRQTRQRLPLIRQKIAQRLVHAQQTAAILTTFNEADMSAVMALRGKYKDAYKEKHGVNLGFMSFFVKATVEALKAFPAVNAQIDGNEIVYNNYYDIGVAVSTERGLMVPVIRDCDTLSFAGIEQTIAGFGKKARENKIAVDDLQGGTFTITNGGVFGSLLSTPILNPPQSGILGMHSIQKRPIAVGDQVVIRPMMYLALSYDHRIIDGREAVSFLVRIKECIENPERMMLEI